The sequence CTGCTTTGCTCTGAACGGTGGCTACTATGGCTATTGCTGTAACCGCCCAATACATTGCTGGGGTTGTGGGTAGGCAGGTGAATCATAACGACGCTCCAAAAACTGGGCAGTTAGTTTCTATACCCTGCTTTCGGCAAATAATGCCGTTACTTCAATAATATTTGGTTCTGAAAAACGGTTTCTTCAGTGTGCACTAGACCGCACTTTTGTACCAGACCCAAACGCCCGCGCCAAGCACGACTAAAACAGCGCACCACAATGCCACTCCGCCAACTTTAGGCCCCCTTTTTATACCCTGCAATGTCCCGTCGGCATTAGCCTCCTGCGATATAGAATCGGCAACGTGCTGGTGAGGCGTGCGAATTTTGGGTTGCATGCCAGAGGCCGTGTTGCGCAGCGCGGTTGATGCGTGACGGGCCTTTAGGTCGGCAACTTTCACTACAGGCCTAACGGTTGTCGACTCTAAGTCTATTTGGGGGCCTGTAACATGAAATAGTAATGTGTCAAAACGGACTTGATCACCAGGTTTTAATACGGCGGAAGTTATGCGCTGGCCGTTAACAAAAGTGCCGTTAGCTGACTGTAAATCTTCAATCAACAAGCCTCTGTCACTGACCTTCAGGCGCGCATGTTTACGAGAGAGGTGCGCTACCCCTAAGCTGATGTCACATTCTTTTGCGCGCCCTAGAACGGCCGTACCCGTAATCGTAAATTCTTTACCGGCGAGCGCTGTCCCTGAAGGCGTTAGCGTCCATTGAGCCACTTCGGTGTGGTTTGCAGGCAACTCACCTTCTTCTGCACTTTTTATACGGGAATCGAGCAATGTTAATTCGGTGTGACCCCAATGCAAAATATCGCCATGTTGAAGTTTGCGCGCGTGCTTTACGGGCACACCGTTAACCCGGATTAGAGCATCACCCACACCATTCGAGATAGTTGCGGTGTTATCCAGTATCGTTAGTTCTCCATGGCTCGGGTGTAAATTTGCCGCTCTAAACGGTGCGCCGCAGTCCAGCCCAGAACCGATAACATAAAGAGGCTCCACCAGCCAAATAGGTGTCGTTTGACCCTTAAAATAAAGTTGAAGCATAACCGCCTGTTCTCAGTTTAAGTAAAGAGATGTAAAAGAACTTCCACCAACCCGCAAGACTTTTCTATTATCACCGTTAACGTGGCGTGATAAATGGATTATATCGAAGCGGAACAACGCTAAGCGAGCCTTAATCCCGTAACTTTTGAGGCATATCCGGTAATCGCTGCTCTACTTACTTAATTTAGACAATAATTTGGATTGAACCTAACGGGATATGTGACTAAGCCCCTAAATTACGCGATTCACACCTCGAGAACCAAGACACGATTATTAATTTGGTTTACGCTGGTTAGAGATCGGTATAAAAAATAAGTGAACCAGAATGCCACTAACCCAGTTTCACTCCGCTACAGATGTTGGGCTACAGCGAAGCAATAACGAAGACTGTTTTTTAAACATGCCTATGTTTGGCGTGTGGGCTGTTGCAGATGGAATGGGTGGGCATGCCGCGGGCGAAGTCGCCAGCGCTATCGCCTGCGATACCCTTCGGCGAAAGGTTACAACGGGCAGCCATTTAAAAACTGCTGTTCAAGCCAGTCACAGAGCCATTTTAGCGGCCGTCGAAAGTGGCAGAGGCGGTTCAGGCATGGGCTCTACATTGGTAGCACTGCAGTCTAGCGGTAATCAATATGAAATCTGTTGGGTGGGCGATAGCCGAGCCTACAGCTTTTATCGCACACCTACCCACGAACGACCCGACCCCCTTCTGCAGCTCACTCACGATCACTCTTACGTGCAGCTACTGGTCGATTCCGGTGTAATTAGCCGAGAAGAGATGTTGAGCCACCCCGAAAAAAACATTATTACCCAATGTTTAGGCTCCACCGATTTAGAGCGCGTAGAGGTGGACACTTTAAAGGGGCAATGGCAAGACGACGAGTGGCTTCTGCTGTGCAGCGACGGCCTATCTGACGCCGTAAGTGATGACGAAATCACCACGATTTTACAGCATTGCCAAACAACCGAAACCGCTACAACCACGCTAATCGCTGCGGCGCTCAATAACGGCGGAAGGGATAATATCACGGTGCAAATTGTTGCCGCGCCAAGTCGCTTTACTCAGGCGCTCCAAAACGCTATTCGGGCCGTACGTAAAATAATCGGTTAGTCTCCGTTAGTACCTCTACGACTCGCTCCTTATCTGTGGTATAAAGCGCCGCTAATACGCCAACCTCACGTCCACCGTTTTTGTAGCCAAGCTGAATGCCCAAACCTATTGCCACAAGCTTAAAAGTTATCTTCGCTGCGGCCATGCTTGTCGGGCTCGGCTGGTGGGTGCATATAAGCTATGGATGGGCCTCCACCTTGAGCCACTGGCAAACGGTTTCAGGTGCGGCACTGGCTGTAGGGATCGCAATGGTACTCGTAAGCCATTTAGCGCGCGTATGGCGAATTCACTACGCTTACAACCAACAACAACCAACGGCATTCAAGCGAACGCTCGCCGTTAGTTTCGTACACAATACGGTTAGCTTTCTATTACCTATGCGCCTTGGAGAGCTGGCACTGCCTACGCTAAGCCGACACCAACTTAAAATCGACGTAAAATATGCGCTGGCCACACTACTGCTAATTCGTCTATTCGACGCCCATGTTTTGCTCTGTTTGCTCGTGTTTTTTGCCGGCAGCTTATGGCTTGAAGACCTAGCGCTAGTTGCTCCCATCACTTTAATCGTTGCCTTGCCTATTGGGGTAAAAATAGTGCAGCTAGTTGGAACGCGTTTCTCAGCATTGAGTTTCGCCAGCCCTCTCTTACAACAAAGCAGCACCTGGATTACACTATACGTTCAGACGCTGATTATATGGGTGATAAAATTGTTCGCGCTGGCAACGCTTGCTGCAAGCATAGGCGAGCTGCCGATAAACCATGCTTGGATAGCCACTATTATTGCTGATGCCAGCGCTCTATCACCTATTACCGGTTTTGCTAATGCGGGCACTTTCGAACTCGCTTTCACACTGCCTCTAATACCTTTAGGCTATGCTGCCGAACCACTCATTAAAACAGCGGTCAATGTGCATCTGTTTATTTTCGTTATTAATATTTGTATTGGTATTGTCGGTTTTTTATTACTCGATTCAAAACACTCAACCCATTAATTTATTCAAGGTTTTCACGTTACTATGCATTTACCCAGCCTTACTGTAGTTATTCCCGTTTACAACGAAGAAGAGAATATTCAACCTCTATTCGAGGCTTTGGAAGCGGCGTTAAAAAACTATGCTGGCGATTGGTACGCCATAATCGTGAATGATGGTAGCCGTGACCAAACAGCCGCTCGCATTAATACGTGTGTGAGCTCCTTTGGCGCACGATTTAAGCATATTGAATTACAGCGCAACTTCGGCCAAACCGCAGCAATGCAGGCCGGTATCGACGCTGCTGAAACCGAACTTATAGCCACTATGGATGGCGACCTACAAAACGATCCTGCCGATATCCCTCGGCTCGTACGCGAATTGCTCGAAAGAGATCTAGACCTTTTACAAGGCTGGAGAAAAAACCGACAAGATGCGATGGTCTCTCGGAAACTACCCTCGCGCATTGCCAATAAGCTCATCCAAAAAATTAGTGGCGTTAAGTTAGACGATTACGGTTGTAGTCTAAAAATATACCGCGCCGACGTCGTCAAACAAATCCGTATTTACGGCGAGATGCACCGTTTTATTCCAATCTGGATGGCAACCGTATGCCCGCCTCATCGCATTGGCCAAACCCCCGTTAACCATCGCGCGCGAACGGCCGGCGAATCCAAATACGGCATTACACGTACTTTTCGTGTGCTTATCGATTTAGTAACAGTCTTCTTCTTCCTAAAATTTCGCGCACGCCCAGGCCATTTCTTCGGCTCGATTGGCTTATGGGTTGGCATGATTGGCGGTAGCATGATGAGCTATTTGATGTTTGTGAAATTCGCACTTGGGCACGACATTGGCGATAGACCTATGCTCTTAGTCGCCAGTATTCTCGTTATCGCTTCGCTACAGTTCTTAACGACAGGTGTACTATCAGAAATTCTCAGCAGAATATTTTTCCAAACAACCAATGTCAGTAGTTATAAAGTGCGCCAGCCACTTAATTACGAGCTAGGTGAGGAACCCGCTTCAGTCGTTGTTGACGAAAAAACGCCGTTATAATTCGGCCTCACTCACAACACACCGTGTTTTAATGCCCGTCTAGCAGCGCCCCTACAGGCCTCAGCCATATTAAAACACGGTGACCGTTATTCAGCTCTAGTCAGTACGACCTAGTCTTTATTGTTAACTCCAATCAACTTAAAAGTGTATCTAGCGTGCAACTATTCAGTTATCAGCTTCGACGTTTTTTAACGTCGCCATGGGCCATCCACTTTAGCATCGGCTTGAGTTTTTTCTTGGGCTTGGGCTCTATTCCTTTATTTGATTTAGATGAAGGGGCTTTCACGGAAGCGACACGTGAGATGCTTGAAAGTGGCGTTTTTTCTGCAACCTATTTAGATGGAGAGCCCCGCTACGACAAGCCTATATTCTTTTACTGGTTACAAGCCACAAGCGTAAGCGTATTTGGATTTAACGAATGGGCCTTCCGGTTACCCTCAGCGTTAATGGCGTGTTTGTGGACGTTCGCTGTATACCGTTTTGCCGCTGAATTTATTGGCCGTACACGCGGTTTAATCGCTGCGCTTTTTCTCGTTAATTCTTTATGGATAGCGCTAATTGCACGTTCTGCAATTGCAGATGCCACGCTGAATGTTTTTCTTTGTCTCGCAATTTTCGATATTTGGCGGTATTTTCAAACCCCCGCTAAGCCGTTAGTTATACGTATCTATTTATGGATGGCGCTTGCTACGCTAACCAAAGGCCCCGTAGGCGTAGTAGTACCGCTATTAACGTCTCTTGTTTTTCTTATTTCGACGAGAGCCGACAAAAAACACTATCTCGCTTACCTAAACCCGCTTGGCTGGTTTGTGTATATTGCAACGGTTGCCCCATGGGTGATTGCCGTATACCTCGAGCAAGGTAGCGGTTTTTTTGAGGGGTTTATTGTTGAGCACAACCTAAAACGTTTTTCCGCTACACGCGAAAGTCACGGCGGATCGGTACTGTACTACCTTTTTGCTCTCCCTTTGTTAGCCCTTCCTTTTACGGGGCTTCTCGCTGGTGTATTCAAGCCCATTAGAGCACAACTACGAGACCCGTTAAGCCGCTATCTGCTTATTTGGTTTGCTGTGTTTTTTGTTATTTTTTCTTTCTCTAAAACACAATTACCCCATTACATCTTAAATGGGTGTGTGCCTCTCATTATATTGTTTGCGCGGCAGAAAAATATTTTCAATCAACGCCAGTGGATTACTGTTTTTCCTTTAGCCTTCATGGCGCTATTGGTCTCACTACCACAATTGGTTAGCACTGCCGCACAACAAGCGTCTGGCTATGACGGCGCTATCCTATCGCGTCATGCCGAGGTCTTTACGCCGTCATACACTTTATACGCTGTTATCGCTTTTGGCATGATGCTCATAGCATGCCTGCTTCCACGCTTGCGTATTTGGCAACGACTCGTACTGTGCGGCATTATTTTAAACAGCTTTAGTTACACTGTTTTCGCAGATGTTATCTCGAAATTTCAGCAACAACCGATACATTACGCTATTGAGTTTCTTAAGGAGCGAGAGGCTGAACTCGGCGTAAGCGAAACCATCGTCGCGTACCGTATGCATATGCCTAGCTTCAGCGTGTACCGTAAAAAAATAACACCACTACGTGCACCGCTAATAGGTGAGCTAGTCATGACGCGCGTCGACCGCGTAAAGCGCCTTAACCATTATTTACAGGAATCGCTAGACGGCAGTCAAGCTACACTCGTCTGGCAAACAGGCGGATTAGTCATCTATAAAATTCACGAAGAGCCATAATGTTGATTACTTTATTGTCGCAGTATTTCACCCAAATTCATGGCCAGCATAAGCAATTACTGGCCACCGAATACAATCATCTTGATACTCTGAACACCGCTAAGCTTTATCAGCTTTTCGCTATAGCCATGGCTCTGTTCTGTATTGCTTTGGTGGGGTTTGGAATAAAGGGGTATCATTTTGCGTTTTACCCCATTAACGGCTTGGCTAGCCATCTTCCCGAAGTTGTCTTACATTTGCTTACAGTATTTGGCGATGGAGGCCTCTTATTGGCGCTTGTGCTACTCATAGCCAATACAAAAGCGCGCTTCCACTGGCTGGTGTTTGTAACCGCTATTCTCGGCGGTATTGTGTCGAATGTTTCTAAAGAATATTTTGATGCCTTGCGCCCCCCCGCAGTATTAGGCCTGGAAACATTTAATATTTTTGGGAAAGCCTACAAGTACCATAGCTTTCCATCTGGCCACACGTTAACGGCATTCCTATTGGCAACTGCGGGATTTTATCACGCCGAAAAGCCTTGGCAGAAAATTGGCCTAATGATCGGTGCCGTTCTGGTGGGTTTTAGCCGTATTGGTTTAGGTGTTCATTGGCCTGCAGATACACTTGTGGGTGGCGGGCTTGGTATTCTTACAGGCATAGCCGCAATTTTTATAACGCATTACTGGCGGGCAGGACGCTCAGTAAACGTTCACGGCTTTATCGTTAGCCTCTTTATCCTAGCGTGCGTGTTATTGCTTGTAGATAAAAACGACTACCGTCTGGCCCTTCCACTCCTCTACATAGTCGCAGTGTGGGCACT is a genomic window of Teredinibacter purpureus containing:
- a CDS encoding FHA domain-containing protein translates to MLQLYFKGQTTPIWLVEPLYVIGSGLDCGAPFRAANLHPSHGELTILDNTATISNGVGDALIRVNGVPVKHARKLQHGDILHWGHTELTLLDSRIKSAEEGELPANHTEVAQWTLTPSGTALAGKEFTITGTAVLGRAKECDISLGVAHLSRKHARLKVSDRGLLIEDLQSANGTFVNGQRITSAVLKPGDQVRFDTLLFHVTGPQIDLESTTVRPVVKVADLKARHASTALRNTASGMQPKIRTPHQHVADSISQEANADGTLQGIKRGPKVGGVALWCAVLVVLGAGVWVWYKSAV
- a CDS encoding PP2C family protein-serine/threonine phosphatase, which codes for MPLTQFHSATDVGLQRSNNEDCFLNMPMFGVWAVADGMGGHAAGEVASAIACDTLRRKVTTGSHLKTAVQASHRAILAAVESGRGGSGMGSTLVALQSSGNQYEICWVGDSRAYSFYRTPTHERPDPLLQLTHDHSYVQLLVDSGVISREEMLSHPEKNIITQCLGSTDLERVEVDTLKGQWQDDEWLLLCSDGLSDAVSDDEITTILQHCQTTETATTTLIAAALNNGGRDNITVQIVAAPSRFTQALQNAIRAVRKIIG
- a CDS encoding glycosyltransferase family 2 protein; amino-acid sequence: MHLPSLTVVIPVYNEEENIQPLFEALEAALKNYAGDWYAIIVNDGSRDQTAARINTCVSSFGARFKHIELQRNFGQTAAMQAGIDAAETELIATMDGDLQNDPADIPRLVRELLERDLDLLQGWRKNRQDAMVSRKLPSRIANKLIQKISGVKLDDYGCSLKIYRADVVKQIRIYGEMHRFIPIWMATVCPPHRIGQTPVNHRARTAGESKYGITRTFRVLIDLVTVFFFLKFRARPGHFFGSIGLWVGMIGGSMMSYLMFVKFALGHDIGDRPMLLVASILVIASLQFLTTGVLSEILSRIFFQTTNVSSYKVRQPLNYELGEEPASVVVDEKTPL
- a CDS encoding lysylphosphatidylglycerol synthase transmembrane domain-containing protein, whose amino-acid sequence is MPKPIATSLKVIFAAAMLVGLGWWVHISYGWASTLSHWQTVSGAALAVGIAMVLVSHLARVWRIHYAYNQQQPTAFKRTLAVSFVHNTVSFLLPMRLGELALPTLSRHQLKIDVKYALATLLLIRLFDAHVLLCLLVFFAGSLWLEDLALVAPITLIVALPIGVKIVQLVGTRFSALSFASPLLQQSSTWITLYVQTLIIWVIKLFALATLAASIGELPINHAWIATIIADASALSPITGFANAGTFELAFTLPLIPLGYAAEPLIKTAVNVHLFIFVINICIGIVGFLLLDSKHSTH
- a CDS encoding ArnT family glycosyltransferase, encoding MQLFSYQLRRFLTSPWAIHFSIGLSFFLGLGSIPLFDLDEGAFTEATREMLESGVFSATYLDGEPRYDKPIFFYWLQATSVSVFGFNEWAFRLPSALMACLWTFAVYRFAAEFIGRTRGLIAALFLVNSLWIALIARSAIADATLNVFLCLAIFDIWRYFQTPAKPLVIRIYLWMALATLTKGPVGVVVPLLTSLVFLISTRADKKHYLAYLNPLGWFVYIATVAPWVIAVYLEQGSGFFEGFIVEHNLKRFSATRESHGGSVLYYLFALPLLALPFTGLLAGVFKPIRAQLRDPLSRYLLIWFAVFFVIFSFSKTQLPHYILNGCVPLIILFARQKNIFNQRQWITVFPLAFMALLVSLPQLVSTAAQQASGYDGAILSRHAEVFTPSYTLYAVIAFGMMLIACLLPRLRIWQRLVLCGIILNSFSYTVFADVISKFQQQPIHYAIEFLKEREAELGVSETIVAYRMHMPSFSVYRKKITPLRAPLIGELVMTRVDRVKRLNHYLQESLDGSQATLVWQTGGLVIYKIHEEP